A DNA window from Mycolicibacter hiberniae contains the following coding sequences:
- the aroQ gene encoding type II 3-dehydroquinate dehydratase: MSRVNVINGPNLQRLGRREPEVYGSTSYADLQALIEREAAELGVEVVVRQSDSEAELLDWIHAAADAAEPVILNAGGLTHTSVALRDACAELRAPLIELHISNVHAREDFRRHSYLSPVADGVIVGLGVRGYLLALRYLAESSAAESSD; this comes from the coding sequence ATGAGCAGGGTCAACGTCATCAACGGACCCAACCTGCAGCGGCTGGGCCGGCGTGAGCCGGAGGTCTACGGCAGCACCAGCTATGCGGACCTGCAGGCGCTGATCGAACGGGAAGCGGCCGAGCTCGGGGTCGAGGTCGTGGTGCGCCAGAGCGACAGCGAAGCCGAGCTGCTGGACTGGATTCACGCCGCGGCCGACGCCGCCGAACCGGTGATTCTCAATGCCGGCGGACTGACGCACACCTCGGTGGCGCTGCGCGACGCCTGTGCCGAGCTGCGCGCCCCGCTCATCGAACTGCACATCTCCAATGTGCATGCGCGCGAGGACTTTCGGCGGCACTCTTACCTGAGCCCGGTTGCCGACGGGGTGATCGTCGGCCTCGGCGTGCGCGGTTATCTGCTGGCGTTGCGCTACTTGGCGGAGTCGTCGGCCGCCGAGTCGTCGGACTGA